One genomic window of Candidatus Nitrosopumilus sediminis includes the following:
- a CDS encoding hydantoinase/oxoprolinase family protein — protein sequence MSNDQRVRIGIDVGGTFTKAVAIDVKTGSIISKSTVPTTHSSEKGVSEGIVQTISNILNDSEIELENIELISHSTTQAINALLESDTSKVGIIAMGVGPEKKDVVKRTNLQDTKINFNQDISTCHAFLDTSHLISEEEVKTTIKNLQNKGAKVIVATESFGVDDPSNELFVMKNAADLNIPSTASHEISGTYGLEIRTLTGAINASVLPKTFQVANFVEQAIREAGINAPLMIMKGDGGVTSMDTFKTRPVLTILSGPAASVAGALLHLKVTNGIFVEVGGTSTNICIIKNGKPEFQYVTIKDHPTCVRSMDVRILGVAGGSMIQLKDNRVWKVGPRSAHIAGLKYSCFADPDELKNGKITMIRPKENDDEYVAIECKSGLYAITNTCAANALGMIDKNDYAFANKESAKIAIEILAKEIGITFIEIAQSIIQTSSFEIMKTISKIIKEFKLTPQTTKIIGGGGGASVLVPFVAKQLQLQYEKAKHAEIISSIGVASSMLQEEIEHTLIDPTPEQINQAHKKIHAIMIGKGAVPESIAIDSQYIPDRSILRVTAIGNVELDSAESTKNFFTLQEAKNRASEILQISEELTDLSFESDHYMVFSGHITEKHLFSKKHRHPLLVLDRFGKMKKYLKNGKIFQGGKISILEELDDFLESRNNDVAPQVYLINDLKLIDYSSLISSSQILNAVRQELDENERASIIIEL from the coding sequence ATGTCCAATGATCAAAGAGTTAGAATAGGAATTGATGTTGGAGGAACTTTTACAAAAGCTGTTGCAATAGATGTTAAAACTGGATCCATTATCTCAAAATCTACTGTACCTACCACCCATTCATCTGAAAAAGGCGTTTCAGAAGGAATAGTCCAAACTATCTCAAACATATTAAATGATTCTGAAATTGAATTGGAAAACATTGAATTAATTTCCCATAGTACAACTCAGGCAATCAATGCTCTCTTAGAATCTGACACCTCTAAAGTTGGAATAATTGCAATGGGTGTTGGTCCTGAAAAAAAAGACGTAGTCAAACGTACCAATTTACAAGATACAAAAATTAACTTTAATCAAGACATCAGTACATGTCATGCATTTTTAGATACTTCGCATTTAATTTCTGAAGAAGAAGTAAAAACAACAATTAAAAATCTACAAAACAAAGGTGCTAAAGTAATTGTTGCAACTGAATCTTTTGGAGTAGACGATCCTTCCAATGAATTATTTGTTATGAAAAATGCTGCAGATCTAAACATTCCTTCTACTGCATCACATGAAATTTCTGGAACGTATGGTCTTGAAATTCGCACTCTGACTGGAGCAATAAATGCAAGTGTATTGCCAAAAACTTTCCAAGTTGCAAATTTTGTAGAACAAGCAATTCGTGAAGCAGGAATTAATGCACCTCTGATGATTATGAAAGGAGATGGAGGGGTTACAAGCATGGATACTTTTAAGACAAGACCTGTTCTCACTATCTTGTCTGGCCCTGCAGCAAGTGTGGCGGGTGCTCTTCTTCATCTCAAGGTGACTAATGGTATTTTTGTTGAAGTCGGTGGAACTAGTACCAACATATGCATAATAAAAAATGGAAAACCTGAATTTCAGTATGTGACCATTAAAGATCATCCGACATGTGTTCGTTCAATGGATGTAAGAATTTTGGGCGTTGCCGGTGGTAGTATGATTCAACTCAAAGATAATCGCGTTTGGAAGGTTGGTCCAAGAAGTGCACATATTGCTGGATTGAAGTACTCTTGTTTTGCAGACCCTGATGAATTGAAAAATGGAAAAATCACCATGATAAGACCTAAAGAAAATGATGATGAGTATGTAGCCATAGAGTGCAAAAGTGGGCTTTATGCTATCACAAATACATGTGCTGCAAACGCTTTAGGTATGATTGATAAAAATGATTATGCATTTGCAAACAAAGAATCTGCAAAAATAGCAATTGAAATCTTAGCCAAAGAGATTGGGATCACATTTATTGAAATTGCTCAGTCTATCATCCAAACATCCTCCTTTGAGATTATGAAAACTATTAGTAAAATCATAAAAGAATTCAAACTGACCCCTCAAACCACAAAAATTATCGGTGGTGGGGGAGGTGCATCTGTATTAGTGCCATTTGTTGCAAAGCAACTACAATTACAATATGAGAAAGCAAAACATGCGGAAATAATTTCCTCTATTGGAGTTGCTTCATCTATGCTACAAGAAGAAATAGAGCACACTTTGATTGATCCTACCCCTGAGCAGATTAATCAAGCTCATAAAAAAATTCATGCTATAATGATTGGTAAAGGAGCAGTTCCTGAATCGATTGCAATTGATAGTCAGTACATTCCTGATAGATCCATTTTAAGAGTTACAGCAATTGGAAATGTAGAACTTGATAGTGCAGAATCTACAAAAAATTTCTTTACGTTACAAGAAGCAAAGAATAGAGCCAGTGAGATACTCCAAATTTCAGAAGAATTAACTGATCTTAGTTTTGAATCTGATCATTATATGGTATTTTCTGGACATATTACAGAAAAACATCTTTTTAGCAAAAAACATCGTCATCCACTACTTGTGCTTGATAGATTCGGCAAAATGAAAAAATATTTGAAAAACGGAAAAATTTTTCAGGGTGGAAAAATATCTATTCTTGAAGAATTAGATGATTTCCTGGAATCTAGAAATAATGATGTTGCCCCGCAAGTTTATTTGATTAATGATTTGAAACTAATTGATTATTCTAGCTTGATTTCTTCTTCTCAAATACTAAATGCAGTCAGACAAGAGTTGGATGAAAACGAGCGAGCGTCAATAATAATTGAATTATAG
- a CDS encoding FTR1 family protein yields MKIRIIIVFLVFVACITCIDDLYAEQDSASIRTAVDSTFLGLEQIRDSLKSNNLDDAKKYSTLSSEIFGKYVQILRTTGYEHVDEIHISLLDLNSKIDTDTDVLFEIDKIQNLLLEVPYDQSLPDYVIVNLLSIADEKYQTGIQNNDEISYQYSLKLIQKAETMLSETNFDDRLDLEIKSFFNELNSLTEKREDFVKVGNLITVIQKDVLGTETVAFDQSELYQNIYVLYDELVESIDAGNYVVAEEKAIVAYLDNFEYLEPAIEKVDKELLYTLEIDMRENLRDMIKNNKSPDEIKQFLEEKIIPDLNKSESLVSEHLSSNPLLLTKNEITNDDGLKKMGDSTDEAKSIVRNEVDFIRDSLDDVVIFYENGDFQSAYATARTAYLDSYEFVEIPLRTIAPDFTLEVEYQFAELRNLIDKKEDLGKVREVVIAINRNLDESERLVSGTGSLAPSIAFTSSFAIIFREGLESVLILGAIMTYLEASRHNQLKKYIYYGVIAAFAATAITWIIASYIIEISGANRELIEAIAALSATAVLFYVSFWVLNKIEHKKWMEFVKAKVWQATTTGSVMVFVMLSFFTVYREGFETVLFYQAMSGFAKYMEFYVGLGFVLGILSLFGLYFVMRKLGKRLPLRALFGLTMGVGAYLSIAFLGNAIRELQILDIVPYTSMIGIIPRLDINLAAMTGIYPTLETVVAQTILLGVYLLASSYVLVLRPNKEKQLASMRKSRGVKDVQ; encoded by the coding sequence ATGAAAATTAGAATAATTATAGTTTTTTTGGTTTTTGTTGCATGTATAACTTGTATTGATGATTTATACGCTGAACAAGATTCTGCATCAATCAGAACTGCTGTAGACTCCACTTTTTTGGGTCTAGAACAAATTCGAGACAGTTTGAAATCTAATAATTTAGATGACGCAAAAAAATACTCTACATTATCTTCAGAAATCTTTGGTAAATATGTCCAAATTCTAAGGACCACTGGGTATGAACATGTAGACGAAATTCATATTTCATTACTTGATCTAAATTCAAAAATTGATACTGATACCGATGTTTTATTTGAGATCGACAAAATCCAAAATTTGCTTCTAGAAGTTCCTTATGATCAATCTTTGCCCGATTATGTGATTGTTAATTTATTATCTATTGCTGATGAGAAATATCAGACTGGAATTCAAAACAACGATGAAATCTCGTACCAATATTCACTAAAATTAATTCAAAAAGCTGAAACTATGTTATCTGAAACTAATTTTGATGATAGGCTTGATCTTGAAATTAAATCTTTTTTCAATGAACTTAACAGTCTTACTGAGAAAAGAGAGGACTTTGTCAAAGTTGGTAATTTGATTACTGTTATACAAAAAGATGTACTTGGAACTGAAACAGTTGCATTTGATCAATCCGAATTGTATCAAAACATCTATGTTCTATATGATGAACTTGTTGAATCTATTGATGCAGGAAATTATGTTGTGGCTGAAGAAAAAGCAATAGTTGCGTATCTTGATAATTTTGAATATCTAGAACCTGCAATTGAAAAGGTAGACAAAGAATTACTTTATACTCTTGAAATAGATATGCGTGAAAATTTACGAGATATGATAAAAAACAACAAATCTCCTGATGAAATAAAGCAATTTTTAGAAGAAAAAATCATTCCAGATCTTAACAAATCTGAATCGTTAGTGTCTGAGCATTTATCATCAAATCCCTTGCTCCTAACTAAAAATGAGATAACAAATGATGATGGTCTCAAAAAGATGGGGGATTCCACCGATGAAGCAAAATCTATTGTTCGAAATGAAGTTGATTTCATTCGTGATTCTTTAGATGATGTGGTGATTTTTTATGAAAATGGTGATTTTCAGTCAGCATATGCTACTGCAAGAACAGCATATCTTGATAGTTATGAGTTTGTAGAAATTCCTCTGAGAACAATAGCCCCCGATTTTACTTTGGAGGTAGAATATCAATTTGCAGAACTTCGAAATCTTATTGATAAAAAAGAAGACTTGGGAAAAGTCAGAGAGGTTGTAATTGCAATAAATAGAAATCTAGATGAATCTGAAAGATTGGTTAGTGGGACGGGTTCTTTGGCACCTTCAATTGCTTTTACTTCATCATTTGCAATTATTTTCAGAGAAGGATTAGAATCTGTATTAATTCTTGGGGCAATCATGACTTATCTTGAGGCATCAAGACACAATCAATTAAAAAAATACATTTACTATGGTGTGATTGCAGCTTTTGCAGCAACTGCAATAACTTGGATAATTGCATCATATATAATTGAAATTTCAGGAGCTAATCGAGAATTAATAGAAGCAATAGCCGCATTGTCTGCAACTGCTGTTTTATTTTACGTGAGTTTTTGGGTACTAAATAAAATTGAACATAAAAAATGGATGGAGTTTGTAAAAGCCAAGGTTTGGCAGGCTACGACAACTGGCAGCGTTATGGTTTTTGTAATGTTGTCATTTTTTACTGTGTATAGAGAAGGATTTGAAACTGTTTTATTTTATCAAGCAATGTCTGGATTTGCAAAATATATGGAATTTTATGTTGGTCTAGGTTTTGTTCTAGGTATCTTATCACTTTTTGGATTATACTTTGTAATGAGAAAACTTGGAAAGCGATTACCACTGCGTGCATTATTTGGATTAACGATGGGAGTTGGAGCATATCTCTCAATTGCATTTTTAGGGAACGCAATACGTGAACTTCAGATATTGGATATTGTTCCATACACTAGTATGATAGGAATAATTCCAAGATTAGATATCAATCTTGCAGCAATGACTGGAATTTATCCTACACTAGAAACGGTAGTTGCCCAGACAATATTGTTAGGAGTTTATTTGCTTGCATCATCATATGTACTTGTATTGAGGCCAAACAAGGAAAAGCAACTGGCATCCATGAGAAAATCTAGAGGCGTAAAAGATGTCCAATGA